Proteins co-encoded in one Streptococcus ruminicola genomic window:
- a CDS encoding COG2426 family protein, whose protein sequence is MNYIITFLIGMVPLIELRGAVPYAIATGIPMWQALIIGVIANMLPVPIIFFFARRVLEWGADKPVIGGFFTWCLKKGHKGGKKLADTAGDKGIFIALLLFVGIPIPGTGAWTGTLAASILDWDFKRSITAVMLGVILAGLIMGTLTVLGLGALS, encoded by the coding sequence CTTCGTGGTGCTGTTCCTTATGCTATCGCAACTGGTATTCCAATGTGGCAAGCACTGATTATCGGGGTTATTGCCAACATGCTTCCAGTTCCAATTATCTTCTTCTTTGCTCGCCGCGTTTTAGAGTGGGGAGCTGATAAACCTGTTATCGGCGGTTTCTTTACTTGGTGTTTGAAAAAAGGTCACAAAGGTGGTAAAAAACTTGCAGATACTGCTGGTGATAAAGGAATTTTCATTGCTCTTCTTCTCTTTGTAGGAATTCCAATTCCTGGAACAGGAGCTTGGACAGGAACACTTGCTGCTTCAATTCTTGACTGGGACTTCAAACGCAGTATTACAGCGGTTATGCTCGGGGTTATCCTTGCAGGCTTAATCATGGGAACACTAACTGTTCTTGGTTTGGGCGCTTTATCTTAA
- the tsf gene encoding translation elongation factor Ts, producing MAITAAQVKELREKSGAGVMDAKKALVETDGDMEKAIELLREKGMAKAAKKADRVAAEGLTGTYVDGNVAAVVEVNAETDFVAQNAQFVELVKETAKAIAEQKPANNEEALKVTLASGDTLEAAFVNATATIGEKISFRRFALIEKTDEQHFGAYQHNGGRIGVITVLEGGDEAIAKQVSMHVAAMKPTVLSYEELDPQFIHDELAQMNHKIDLDNESRAMVNKPALPHLKYGSKSQLTDEIIAQAEEDIKAELKAEGKPEKIWDKIIPGKMARFMLDNTKVDQQYTLLAQVYIMDDSKTVEQYLDSVNAKVVTFARFEVGEGIEKAANDFESEVAATMAAALNK from the coding sequence ATGGCAATTACTGCAGCTCAAGTAAAAGAATTGCGTGAAAAATCAGGTGCTGGTGTTATGGATGCCAAAAAAGCACTTGTTGAAACTGACGGTGACATGGAAAAAGCAATTGAATTGCTTCGTGAAAAAGGTATGGCTAAAGCAGCTAAAAAAGCTGACCGCGTTGCTGCTGAAGGTTTGACTGGTACTTACGTTGACGGTAACGTTGCAGCAGTTGTTGAAGTTAACGCTGAAACTGACTTCGTTGCTCAAAACGCACAATTCGTTGAATTGGTTAAAGAAACAGCTAAAGCTATCGCTGAACAAAAACCAGCTAACAACGAAGAAGCTCTTAAAGTAACATTGGCTTCAGGCGACACTTTGGAAGCAGCTTTTGTTAATGCAACTGCAACAATCGGTGAAAAAATTTCATTCCGTCGTTTCGCACTTATCGAAAAAACTGATGAACAACACTTCGGTGCTTACCAACACAACGGTGGACGTATCGGTGTTATCACAGTTCTTGAAGGTGGCGACGAAGCTATTGCTAAACAAGTTTCAATGCACGTTGCAGCTATGAAACCAACAGTTCTTTCATACGAAGAACTTGACCCACAATTCATCCACGATGAATTGGCTCAAATGAACCACAAAATCGACCTTGATAACGAATCACGTGCAATGGTTAACAAACCAGCTCTTCCACACTTGAAATATGGTTCTAAATCACAATTGACTGATGAAATCATCGCTCAAGCTGAAGAAGATATCAAAGCAGAACTTAAAGCTGAAGGTAAACCAGAAAAAATCTGGGATAAAATCATCCCTGGTAAAATGGCTCGCTTCATGCTTGACAACACTAAAGTTGACCAACAATACACACTTCTTGCACAAGTTTACATCATGGACGACAGCAAAACTGTTGAACAATACCTTGATTCAGTAAACGCAAAAGTTGTTACTTTCGCTCGTTTCGAAGTTGGTGAAGGTATCGAAAAAGCAGCTAACGACTTTGAATCAGAAGTTGCAGCTACAATGGCAGCAGCTCTTAACAAATAA
- the rpsB gene encoding 30S ribosomal protein S2: MAVISMKQLLEAGVHFGHQTRRWNPKMAKYIFTERNGIHVIDLQQTVKMADAAYEFVRDAAANDAVILFVGTKKQAADAVKEEAERAGQYYINHRWLGGTLTNWDTIQKRIARLKEIKRMEEDGTFEVLPKKEVALLNKQRARLEKFLGGIEDMPRIPDVMYIVDPHKEQIAVKEAKKLGIPVVAMVDTNADPDDIDVIIPANDDAIRAVKLITSKLADAVIEGRQGEDADADFAAEAKADSIEEIVEVVEGDNE; this comes from the coding sequence ATGGCAGTAATTTCAATGAAACAACTTCTTGAAGCTGGTGTTCACTTTGGTCACCAAACTCGTCGCTGGAACCCTAAGATGGCTAAATACATCTTCACAGAACGTAACGGTATCCACGTTATCGACCTTCAACAAACTGTAAAAATGGCTGATGCAGCTTACGAATTCGTTCGTGATGCAGCTGCAAACGACGCTGTAATCTTGTTTGTTGGTACTAAAAAACAAGCTGCTGACGCTGTTAAAGAAGAAGCAGAACGCGCAGGTCAATACTACATCAACCACCGTTGGTTGGGTGGAACTCTTACAAACTGGGATACTATCCAAAAACGTATCGCTCGTTTGAAAGAAATCAAACGTATGGAAGAAGATGGAACTTTTGAGGTTCTTCCTAAGAAAGAAGTTGCTCTTCTTAACAAACAACGTGCTCGTCTTGAAAAATTCTTGGGTGGTATCGAAGATATGCCTCGTATTCCAGACGTTATGTACATTGTTGACCCACACAAAGAACAAATCGCTGTTAAAGAAGCTAAAAAACTTGGTATCCCTGTAGTAGCTATGGTTGATACTAACGCTGATCCAGATGATATCGATGTTATCATCCCAGCTAACGATGACGCTATCCGCGCCGTTAAATTGATCACTTCTAAATTGGCTGACGCTGTTATCGAAGGACGCCAAGGTGAAGATGCAGATGCTGACTTCGCAGCAGAAGCAAAAGCTGATTCAATCGAAGAAATCGTTGAAGTTGTAGAAGGCGACAACGAATAA
- a CDS encoding helix-turn-helix domain-containing protein: MKLKKSMQLGELYRELRIARGLKLKDVARENLSVSQLSRFENGQSMLAADKLLIAISGIHMTFSEFGHAINNYQEPKTFQLSTKIAELYNKQDIEGLKALLESEKDSEVFDVYNRLNELIIKTYIYNLDPTYVISEEEKNFLTSYLYEIEEWTEFELFIFGNTMSILSESDLIFLGKAFVDRDKLYQSLTSHKKNAEVVFLNLIVLLVTYRKLYQANYFIEALEKIITYQDMLAMTYLNFLKKLIANLEDGTEDLSDLEHFIACIEEIGSPIVASYLKMNLSRIIDNSEE; encoded by the coding sequence ATGAAACTTAAAAAATCAATGCAACTGGGTGAACTTTATCGCGAACTACGAATTGCGCGTGGGTTGAAACTAAAAGATGTCGCACGAGAAAACCTCTCTGTGTCACAACTTTCACGTTTTGAAAATGGCCAATCCATGCTTGCCGCAGATAAACTCTTAATCGCCATCTCAGGTATCCACATGACCTTCTCAGAATTCGGCCACGCGATTAATAACTATCAAGAACCGAAGACGTTTCAATTATCAACAAAAATAGCAGAGCTATATAATAAACAAGATATTGAAGGACTTAAGGCTTTACTTGAAAGTGAAAAAGATTCTGAGGTTTTTGATGTTTATAACCGTTTGAATGAATTGATTATAAAAACCTATATCTATAATCTTGACCCGACTTATGTGATTTCAGAAGAAGAGAAAAACTTTTTAACTTCATATCTCTATGAAATTGAAGAGTGGACAGAGTTTGAGCTATTTATCTTTGGAAACACTATGTCCATTTTATCTGAATCTGATTTGATTTTTTTGGGGAAGGCATTTGTCGATAGAGATAAACTTTATCAGTCACTTACAAGTCATAAAAAGAATGCAGAAGTCGTTTTTTTAAACCTAATAGTGCTATTAGTTACCTATCGAAAGCTTTATCAAGCTAATTACTTTATTGAAGCTCTAGAAAAGATAATTACTTATCAAGATATGCTTGCCATGACTTATCTTAATTTTTTAAAAAAATTAATTGCTAATCTTGAAGATGGGACAGAGGATTTATCAGACTTGGAGCACTTTATCGCCTGTATTGAAGAGATTGGAAGCCCTATAGTAGCCTCGTATCTTAAGATGAACTTATCAAGAATTATTGATAATAGTGAGGAATGA